The nucleotide sequence CGCCACGACCCGCATTTTTTTGCGGTTTTTCGGGTGATGGGCGATGGGCCGGCGCACGGTCCCGCCCGCGGCTAGGCTTCCTTCCACCAAGGCTAGGTAGATTTTCTCCATGGCCCCCGAGCGGCTGAGCTTGCGAAACGCCGCGAGGGCCTCGGGGTGGCGGGCGAAGAGCAGGACCCCGCTCGTGTCGTTGTCCAGGCGGTAGACCAGCCCAGCCTCCCGCGCCGGCCGCAGGGAGCGCTGCGCCGGGTAGCGCGCCGCCACGGCCTGGGCCAGGGTCCGGGACTCCCCCGGGCGCAGGGGATAGCAAGGGAGCCCCGCCGGCTTGTCGACCGCCAGCAGGTGCGCGTCCTCGTAGAGCAGGGTCAAGGGCAGGTCGGGATCGGTGAGGATTTCGGCGTCGGCGGGCGGCGGCGTCTCGCTCAACTCGAGGGTCTCGCCTCCCGACAGCAAGCGGCCCTTCGCCGCCTTCTTTCCGTCCACGCGGACGGTGCCTTCCAGATATTTGCGCCAATAGCCGCGCCCACTCTCGGGGAATTGCCGAATCAGAAATTTATCGAGACGCTCGGGCGCGGGCAGGGGCGGGACTGTGAGGGTTCGCTTCACGCGCTAGGGTTTCCCCTCGAGCTGGACCTTGCCGGTGCCTTTGCAGTAGGGGCACCGCTCTTTCAGGCCGAAGGTCTTGAAGATCGAGCGGGTGAATTCTTCGTGTTCGTAGCCATGGTCGGCGTACTGGAAGTGGGCGATCTCGTGGGCGAGGGTGTCGAGGATCCGGGCCTTGGGGAGGCGGACGATGTTTTTTATCTTCAGCTCGCCCTTGCGGTTCATGTAGGTGGTCTGGGTGTGGGTCGCGATGACCACCGTGCGGTTGTCGAAGTAGGCGTTGCCCAGCACCCGCATGATCTTGGTCTTCGTCGGGCGGAAGGAGCGGATGCGCCGGGGCAGGACTAAATTGGGCATCTTGAGCTTGGCCTTGCGCAGGTAGGGGTACATCCAATGGAGCTGCGGGGACAATTCGGTCTTGAGAATGAGCTGGACCTTGCTGCGCTTCTTCCGCGTGCCGCCGCCCTTCTTCGCCCCCTGCCGGGCGGTGCTTTTTCGGGTCGTGTTTTTCTTCCGGGCGGTCATGAGATCCTTCGTCCTTTCGCAGACGGCGGGCGTGTATAGGGCAAGCCCTACAACGCGCGCAACCCTAAATTTAGCCTATCCGAAGGGGCTTTTGGAGGGCCTTATCGGGGAAATATTCGCGGGGCGTCAAAGGGGTGGGGCGGCGGGGCTATTGTAATTTTTTCTCAATAAAATCAATAACTTTTCTTTGGCTGTGCGAGCCGCCGGTCGCGTTGATCTCGGCCAGTCCCATCGGCGAGGTGACATTGACCTCGGTGAGGTAGTTGCCGATCAGGTCCAGGCCCACGAAGTCGAGGCCCAGGCCCTGCAGGCTGGGGAGGAGGGCCGCGACGATTCGGCGATCCGAGGCCGTCAGGGGGCTGGGGTGGGCCGAGCCCCCGGAGTGCAGGTTGGCGCGGTGCTCGCCCTCGGCCGGCTTGCGGATGAAGGAGCCTAGGACCTCGGTGCCCAGCAGCATGACGCGCTTGTCGCCCTTGCGGATCTCGGGGAGGAAGCGCTGGGCGATGACGTGGCGGCTGAAATCGTCGGTGGCGGTCTCGAGGACGACCTTGAAATTTTCGGTGCGGGTGTTGCGCAGGTAGAAGATCCCGCGCCCGCCGCTGCTGTTGATGGGCTTGATCACCGCGCCGTTCGGCTGGGCGCGGATGAACTCGCTCAAGGTCGCGAATTCGGCGCTGACGAGCGTCGGCGGGATCAGGTCTGGGAAGTGCAGGGGCAGGAGCTTTTCGTTGGCCTCGAGGACCCCGCGCGGGTGGTTCATCATGTAGACCTCGTCGGCCAAGAGCTCGAGGAGGTAGAGGTGGTGCAGGTAGTTCTGGTCGAAGGGCGGGTCCTTGCGCAGCAGGATGGCGTCGAAGCCGCGCAGCTCGCGGCGCCGGCCCTCGAGGACGCGGTGCCAGGGTCTTTTACCGATGCCGAGGATCTTGAGGCGCTCGACGTAGGCCTCGGGCTCGCGGCCCCGGCTGCTGAGGCGCTCGGGGGTGGTCGCGAAGACCTGATGGCCGTGGCGCTGGGCCTCGTGCATGAGGAAGAGCGTCGTCTCGCGCTCGGGGTGAAACCCGGCCAAGGCGTCGGCGACGAAGAGCAACTTTAGGGATTTGCGGCGGCGCGGCATCCGTGCCATACCTTCCGCCATGGACAGCTTCAAGGTCAAGCCCGAACAGCATGAGATGCGCCTCGACCAATTCCTGGCCCAGGCGATGGGCGCCAGCCGCAAGAAGGCCAAGCAGCTCATCGACGAGGGCAAAGTCTTCCTGGGCGACCGCAAGGTGATCATCGGCTCCTGGCAGGTGCAGGCGGGCGAGACCTGGGCCCTGAAGGATCCGAACGAGGCGACTCTCCCGCGCCGCAAGCGCTATCTCAAGGTCTACTACGAGGACCCGGACCTGCTCGTCGTGGAGAAGCCGCCCGGCGTGGCCTGCGAGCGCAGTGCCCAGACGCTGACCTCCACATTGGTCGACGACATCAACGACTACCTGCGCCGCGCCCATCCCGAGATCGAGCATCCCTACGTCGGCCTGATGCACCGCCTCGACCGCGAGACGAGCGGCTTGATGGTCTACACCCTGTCGCGCGCGGCCAACGCGCTCTCCGAGCAGTTCAAGCGGCACACGGTGGGGCGGCGCTATCTGGCCTTGGTCGAGGGGCAGCTCAAGAAGTCGGAGGGGACGATCGAGGCCGCCATCGTCAAGGACCTGGAGGCGAAGGCGAAGAAGATGAAGACCCTCGGCGGCCGCGGCGGCAAGGAGGGACGGGCG is from Deltaproteobacteria bacterium PRO3 and encodes:
- the gshB gene encoding glutathione synthase, whose translation is MITLRSPRKTLPSSMSCLAFLRLAPIAWARNWSRRISCCSGLTLKLSMAEGMARMPRRRKSLKLLFVADALAGFHPERETTLFLMHEAQRHGHQVFATTPERLSSRGREPEAYVERLKILGIGKRPWHRVLEGRRRELRGFDAILLRKDPPFDQNYLHHLYLLELLADEVYMMNHPRGVLEANEKLLPLHFPDLIPPTLVSAEFATLSEFIRAQPNGAVIKPINSSGGRGIFYLRNTRTENFKVVLETATDDFSRHVIAQRFLPEIRKGDKRVMLLGTEVLGSFIRKPAEGEHRANLHSGGSAHPSPLTASDRRIVAALLPSLQGLGLDFVGLDLIGNYLTEVNVTSPMGLAEINATGGSHSQRKVIDFIEKKLQ
- a CDS encoding RluA family pseudouridine synthase → MDSFKVKPEQHEMRLDQFLAQAMGASRKKAKQLIDEGKVFLGDRKVIIGSWQVQAGETWALKDPNEATLPRRKRYLKVYYEDPDLLVVEKPPGVACERSAQTLTSTLVDDINDYLRRAHPEIEHPYVGLMHRLDRETSGLMVYTLSRAANALSEQFKRHTVGRRYLALVEGQLKKSEGTIEAAIVKDLEAKAKKMKTLGGRGGKEGRAKTHFFVLERYPGATLVEARLETGRTHQVRVHFASQGHPVVGDRLYGSKLAAPRQALHAAYLEFRHPLTNKKLVFRSKPPKDFLNLQERFRSEALGTQRPSRARPSTKAGRR
- a CDS encoding RluA family pseudouridine synthase, producing MKRTLTVPPLPAPERLDKFLIRQFPESGRGYWRKYLEGTVRVDGKKAAKGRLLSGGETLELSETPPPADAEILTDPDLPLTLLYEDAHLLAVDKPAGLPCYPLRPGESRTLAQAVAARYPAQRSLRPAREAGLVYRLDNDTSGVLLFARHPEALAAFRKLSRSGAMEKIYLALVEGSLAAGGTVRRPIAHHPKNRKKMRVVAQEGPARGLPAQPAETVFEPLAEFQGQTLLRVAIRVGRRHQIRAHLAALGHPIVGDVLYGAAPRAGLGRHCLHAAEIRFAHPFTGTPTVIAAPQPKEWAYFATDPRVGTPS